gggggtattgattgatgagaagctcaacatgagccggcagtgtgcgcttgcagcccagaaagccaaccgtgtcctgggctgcatcacaagaggcgtgaccagcacgtcgagggaggcgatcctgcccctctactctgctcttgtgagaccccaccttggagtactgtgtccagctctgggggccccagtacaggagagacatcaagctgttggagagagtccagaggagggccacgaagctgagcagagggatggagcacctctcctgtgaggacaggctgagagagttgggattgttcagcctggagaaaaggcagctccagggagatctaattgcggcttaccagtacctgaagggggcctacaggaaagatggtgagggactgtttatcagggagtgtagtgacaggacaagggggaatgggtttaagctgaaggagggtcaatttagattagatgttagaaagaaattctttactcttagagtggtgaggtactggaacaggttgcccagaggggttgtggatgccccatccctggaagtgtttaagaccaggttggatggggctttgggcaacgtggtctagtggagggtgtccctgcccgcagcaggcaggttggaactagatgatctttaaggtcccttccaatccaaaccattctatgattctatgattatcaAAAAGAATGTATGGAGCGCTACAAACCCACTCTGTGTGACTCTTAGAGTCCTCTCAGATGCCTGGATGCTTTGCGCCTTTTCAGCAAATGGAGTTGTTAAAGAATCTGTGACTAGACTTGTGAGAGCTCTGATCCCAGTTCACACAAATCCTATTCTTGGACAGAACCACACCAAATGCTGAAGTGCAGTTGCACTCACAGTCTCAACTGGCTGAGAGAATATCTACGACAGAACaccagagctgggctgctgtgcAAAGTTTGGTGCATACGCCCAAATATCACAATGAGCCGTGCGTGACAACACCATCTCTACCGAGGCTGACTCTGCAAGTGCACGAGTAGGGGAAGACAAGAGCAAAAAGATTACACCGACCTCTACCCAGCTCCTCATGTGCCCTTAAAAATCCTGCCTGAGGATGAACAAGGATCCATCACGGCAAGATCAACAGCTGTGGAAAGCTGCTATACATGCCCAACACTACACAAGCACAGCAGGAGGGAAGTGCTACCCTCCCACAACAACTTTCCCAAAACAAGAGGGAAAATGTTCATCCAACAGTATTCCACAGTCTGCATTTCATGCCCTCTTACCAACACATCGCCTACGTCAGGCAGTCAGCAGCGTAAGGGACTGTCTTTGGTGTGAGACAGTCATAACTTCAAAAGACATTGTGGGCATTCCAATACCACACCACACACTATCTCAAGATCCAGGCGGACTCCAAACCAAACCCTTCACATCAGGAAATGGCCAGGCCCTACTCAGTGCCACTGCCACATTCACCTCTGCAACATGCTATGGCTTCCTTTCCCACCTCAGGGCTCACTCCAGCTTTTGCAGACCCTTCCCATCGATAAGAGCACCACGAAAAACCATAGGGATGGTATATATGGATTGTGTCCAGCAGACTCTCTACTCTTTCTGAAGGTGTTTAAAAGGCAATGGCATAGATTTCATGCTGTGAAAGAACAACCTAAACGTTGACAAGCACCCAATCTAATGGGTGATATCGATGCTGCAGGAGAATGTGGCTTTGGGGATTTGATATCaggggttttgggttggttcgTTGGGGTTCTTTGTTATTTGAAATGAAGGATTCTTGGGGCTTCTGTAAGCATGTGGCTGCTGATGCAAACattgaaagaaatcagaaagacCAGCATATGTCACACCGCTTCTCTGGCCAGGAACCCAAGTCCACAACTGTTCCCATCAATGAGAAcaccatgaaaaaaacccatacagaTGGCATTATATACACACTGTTCAGTACAATCTCTCTAGTTCATCCTTCCTGTTTTGCAAGGCTTCAGCTATCTCACATGGAAATGTTACACATCGGGGACCTCTGATAACATTTGAAACGTTACACATCTATTTGTACAGATGGTGTCAGGACAGCTGTGCATAAGTAGGGGAAGTGGAGCATCCAAAGGCCACaccctcctcctcacctccccTTACAAATCCTGCTTGAGGAGGATCACAGGCTGTGGAAGCTCCTGTAGATGCCCACCACAACATAAAGACAGCAGATTGAAGCGCTACTCTCCCACAACACCTTTCCCAACAAGGACCAAAAGGTTCATTGGTTTGCATCTCACCAACTCTTATGAAACGCATTTCCTACGTCAGGCAGGCAGCACCACAAGGGATTGTCTCTGGTGCGAGATATTCATAACCTCAAAGCACATTGCGGCCATTTCAACACCACATACTATCTCAAGATCCAGAAGGCCTCCAAATCCAGACACTTGCAGCCTGAGGAGgtatcttgggcaggaacactCCATGCCCATCTTGCCTCATGCTTTCCTCTAAGCATCCTCCGTTCCCCACTCCCAGACATGTGTTCTCAAGACAAGCACTTCATCTCCCATGCTGGTCTTCCCATGACATGGCCCACGGTCTTCCCAAGGACTTCCAGTCCCCCCAGACAAGTCTTCCCACTGCTCAGGGTCACCCTTCACATCAGGAAATGGCCTAGCCCTACTCAGTGACACTGCCACATTCACCTCTGCCACATGCCACAGCTTCCTTTCCCACCTCAAGGCTCACTCCAGTTTATGTAGACCCTTCCCATCAATGAGAGcaccacacaaaaaaacatACAGATGGGATCACATACACAATGACAACATACAGATGGGATCACATGCACAGGCCTGCAATGCTTCAGCAATTTCAACGCAGGCCAGTGTACTGGAAGCCACCTGTCCAGCCAGGAATGCAAATTCATAAcatgggcagggaagggggaggagaaaaagaaaattcccatTTGTAACACCTGTCTTGCATCACACTCTCTCTGTGAACACTTCATACTGCCACATACCATCACAACATATTGGGAAAAGGACACAGGAATAGTCCACACCACCTTCCAAACTTTCACAATGCCTCCATAGGGCCCATGGTCTTGCCAAGGATTTCCAGTTCCCACAGTCAACTCTTCTCACTGCTCAAGGTCACCCTTCACACCAAGAGGTGGCCAGCCACTACTCAGTGCCACTCCCACATTCAACTCTGTGACATGCCACTGTTTCACTTCCCAACCCAAGGCTCAATCCGACTTTTACAGACCCTTCCCATCAATGAGAGCATcacaaaaaacacacacaggtATCACATACACGGTGTTCCCCAGACTCACTGCAGCTGACCCTGCACATTTGACAATGCTTCAGCTGTCTCAGATGGAAATGTGGCAGACCTGGCAGCAATACTCTTCCTGAAGGTGATGTCGGGACAGCTCTAAATGGCAATGGCATTGGCATTGATTTCATGCTCTGACACAAAATCTAAACTCGTGATGAGCACAGCACCGTAATGCACGACATCAACTGTGTAGGAAAATTTGATTTAGGTTTTGTTTGGGAAGTGTAGTTACTTGGCTTTGGTTTTGACACAAATATTGAGAGAACGTCAAAACAGGACAGTGTACTTCATGACACTTCACTGGACGGCAATGCTATCCACAAccagggggaaaggggaagcagaaaaagaatacaGGAAAAGTCCGCATTGCCTTCCCTAATTTCATACTGACTCTTCTGGGCAAACCGGAACAGAGAAATTACCCCACGGATCTTGCAAAGGAGAATCAAAGAAGACGAGGACAGAGTTTTCCACAGGAAATCTCATCTCAGACCACCACGGTCAGCAGTCACCAACGGTAATAAGGCAGCAACTAGTGACTGGGGGACGGTCACAACCACAGCCTGCGTGTCTTGCAGTCCTAGTGCAGGCTCGGGTGCAAATGCTACATAGCAGGAAGCCGATGTCGTGGCACCTCGCATCGACAGCGGCAGCGATTTAATTGCACTGCAGAACAActcacagccagagcagcaaaCCTCCGCTGCGGACGGTAACTGCTGCTGGCTGCGGCAATACCTTTCGTGCTTTTTTCACCAAAGCAAGAGCAGGGCGGCCCCGGCAAGGACGCGAAGGCAGATGCAAAGGCGCCATTCAGATCCTTAAGCACCCGCCAAGCACCCACCGCCCGCACGCCCACGGGGGCCGAGCCCGGCTCCCACCACCGCCTGCCCAGGGCGCGGCCGAGAAGGGGGCGTCGGGCGAGGAAGGGCCGAGGAAGGGCCGAGGAAGGGAGGGCCACTGACCGTGTCCAGCAGAGCGGGCGGCTCCGGCTGCGTCTCCttcgccgcggggccgggcggcggcggcgggaagTTGGGGCTGAAAACCATCAGGTCGCTCTTGCCCGCGCCGTCCGCCACGCACAGGCTCCGGCTCTGGCGCTGCGAGTACGACCAGCTCCCCACTTCGCTGGCGCACACCAGCGTCGCCGGCCCGGGCCCCGACAGCACGGCCGCCCGCGGCGCCCACCGCGACGCCCCGTACAGCACCACCGCCAGCAGGAACAGGCTCGACACCGCGCAgatggccaccaccagccacaCGTTCGTCGCCGACGCCGACGACGCGCCGCCCTCCgccggccgcagccccgcccccgacaACGACGACGACGAGCCCGCGGCCGCCAGCGCCGCCTCGGCGCCCTCCACCAGCGACACGCTCAGCGTGGCCGTGGCCGAGCGCGCCGGCTCCCCGTGGTCCCGCACCACGATCACCAGCCGCTGCCGCGGGCCGTCCGCCTCCTCCAGCGCCCGCGCCGTGCTCACCTCGCCGCTGTACAGCCCCACGCGGAACGGGCCCTTCCCCCGCGGCTCCCACAGCTCGTAGCGCAGCCACGCGTTGTAGCCCGAGTCCGCGTCCACCGCGCGGATCTTCGCCACCACCTGCCCCGCCGGCGCCCCCCACGCCGCCCACGCCCACAGCGCCCCcgagcccggccccggcgccgcCGAGACCGGCGCCCCCACGCCCGGACCGCCGCCCGCAAGCGGCAGCAGCGccggcgcgttgtcgttctcGTCCACCACGAAGAGCTGCACCGTGGCGTTGCCGCACAGCGGCGGCTCCCCCGCGTCCACCGCCCGCACCTCGaactgcagcacctgcagctcctcgTAGTCCAACGGCTGCAGCGCCCACAGCCGCCCGCTCTCCGCGTCCACCGACACGTAGCTCGACGCCGGCCGCCGCGCCACGCCCGACGACGCGCCCCCGACGACGCCCTCCGCCACCGAGTAGCTCACGCGACCGTTGCCCGCCTCGTCCGGGTCCCGCGCCCACAGCCGCGCCAGCTCCGCGCCCGCCGCGTTGTTCTCCCGCGCCAGCACCGTGTACACGGCCTGCGCGAACGAcggcgcgttgtcgttcacgTCCGACACCGGCACACGCACCCCGCGGCTGGCGCGCAGCGGCGGCGACCCGCCGTCCTCCGCCCGCACCTCCACCTCGTACTCCGACACCCGCTCCCGGTCCAGCGCCTCCCGCAGCACCAGCGAGTACGAGCCCGCGAACGTCGCCACCAGCCCGAACGGCGACGCCGGCCACACCGCGCAGCGCACCCGCCCGTTCGCCCCCGAGTCCCGGTCCGACACGCTCAGCAGCGCCACCACCGTCCCCGCCACCGCGTCCTCCGGCACCGGCACCGACAGCGACGTCACCCACACCTccggcgcgttgtcgttcacgTCCAGTACATCCACCACCACCTTGCAGTGACCCGACAAAGGGGGGTTTCCCTGATCTGCTGCATCCACCTGCAGGCGGTAGAGACCGACATCCTCAAAGTCTATGTCACCCCTAAGACGGATCTCTCCGCTGTTTCTGTCGATCCCGAAAACATCTTTTCCATCCTTAGGGAACAAGTGCTGGAGAGAATACGAGATATTCCTGTTCGTCCCTTCATCCAAATCTGTGGCGTTTACTCTAATCACTAAAGTGCCGCGGTCCGTATTTTCTGGCAGCTGCACTTTATACACCGACTGGTTGAACTGGGGCGCGTTGTCGTTCGCATCCAGCACCGAGATCACCAGCTCCACCGTGCCCGTCAGCGCCGGACGGCCCCCGTCACTCGCCGTCACCACCAAACGGTGCACAGCCATCGTCTCGCGGTCCAGAGCTTTCGTGAGCACCAGGAATAAGGACTCACCGTCCTCCTCGGTTTTTTGCACATCCAGAGAGAAGTGCTCGCTGGGGCTGAGTGTATAGGAGAGCTGCGCGTTGGCTCCGATATCCGCATCCGACGCGCCCTCCAGCGGGAACCGAGACCCGGGAGGAGAGTTCTCCGATAAACTGAGGTTTTTGCGTGCGGCGGGGAAGAGCGGGGCGTTGTCGTTGATGTCGGTGACCTCCAGCTCCACGTGGAAGACGCGCAGCGGCCgctccaccagcacctccaggcGCAGGGCGCACGGCGCGCTCTTCCCGCACAGCTCCTCCCGGTCCAGCCGCGAGCTCACCACCAGCGCCCCGCTCGCCCCGCTCACCTCCACGCTCGCCCGACGGCCCTGCGCCACCAGACGCAGCCGACGCGCCTCCGGCTCGCCCGCCTCCAGGCCCAGGTCCTGCGCCAGCCGCCCCACCACCGTCCCGGCCTTGGCTTCCTCCGGCACCGAGTACCGCACCTGACCGCCGCCCAGCGCCCAGGccgcctgcagcaccagcacccgcAACACGGGCCCCCAACACACGCccatcgccgccgccgccgccgacaCCCGCCCGGGCCCCGCacggctccccgccgccgcacGCACGCACCCGCTCAACTgaccgccccgccccgcgccgcgccgcgccgcccccccgcgCTCACAGCCGGGCTCTCCGCCGCACCGGGGCGGAGCCGCGGAGACAATCACCGCCGTTTCTGAGCCTGCAGCGACACCGTGTGCTGCTCCGCCGGCTCACACGCTCCCCACCGTCCACCGCGCCTCCGCACCCGTCCTGCTCGTCTCCTCTCCcgtctcctccttcccttccactcTTTCTTGgccttctttattttcctcttcccctccccactccttatgtctttttcattccttccttgCTTTGGGTTTCATagattccttcccttcttcctcccttttcgTCGtccttcttctttcttcatttcacttgcttttttctcttctctttttctactgtcttctcttccttcttcttgctttgttttcttctctttcctcctcctcctctttcttcttccttctgttccttctcctttcccttcttgccCTGACGTGCCCCATTCTTTACTCCCCTTGCCCTTCTCTTTCCACCCTTCTCGCTTCTTTCCCCCCGCTCGCAGCTCCCCAGTCGCCTCCGGCCCCGCGGCGGACACCATCAAAGACGGAGCCATCGGCGCTAATTACGGGGCATCAGCGCCGGAGCGCGGGACTCTAACCAAGGGCGAGGCTGTTAGGGACCAGCTCCGCTCAGCGTCCAGACATAACGTCGGTCCGTGTCCTCTATCGTctcttctttcttaatttctttctttttacttccaTAAATTCTTTCCttgtcttcttccttcccttctcccattctttttctttctgccgTACACTTCTTCCTctatctccttttctctctacGCTTTCTTTTCcgtccttcctgcctgccttcctctgcccaCTTCATGTTTGCATCCTCACCTTTTTCATTTATAGAAACACAGCCGAGCCGTGTTGcctcttcttttcttgttcttcttaACCACAACGTTTTTGAAATATCTACTGCACACTCGTAATGAAGCATGCACGTTCTCTCTGGCAAGAGCTCtcactcctcttcctcaccacTTTTCCACAAGCCTTACTCAGCATCCCTGTGTACAGAGGATGCCGAGGTCCTCCACTCCTGTCATTGTGTCAAGATACTGTCAGGGCATACTGGTAATCTCCTCTAtcatctcttccttcctttctctcctttcttcctctttttcgTTCTTCCCTCCTTGCTTCCTTCTTAGTGGCATAGATTCcgtcctttcct
This DNA window, taken from Grus americana isolate bGruAme1 chromosome 14, bGruAme1.mat, whole genome shotgun sequence, encodes the following:
- the LOC129213004 gene encoding LOW QUALITY PROTEIN: protocadherin alpha-6-like (The sequence of the model RefSeq protein was modified relative to this genomic sequence to represent the inferred CDS: deleted 4 bases in 2 codons) codes for the protein MGVCWGPVLRVLVLQAAWALGGGQVRYSVPEEAKAGTVVGRLAQDLGLEAGEPEARRLRLVAQGRRASVEVSGASGALVVSSRLDREELCGKSAPCALRLEVLVERPLRVFHVELEVTDINDNAPLFPAARKNLSLSENSPPGSRFPLEGASDADIGANAQLSYTLSPSEHFSLDVQKTEEDGESLFLVLTKALDRETMAVHRLVVTASDGGRPALTGTVELVISVLDANDNAPQFNQSVYKVQLPENTDRGTLVIRVNATDLDEGTNRNISYSLQHLFPKDGKDVFGIDRNSGEIRLRGDIDFEDVGLYRLQVDAADQGNPPLSGHCKVVVDVLDVNDNAPEVWVTSLSVPVPEDAVAGTVVALLSVSDRDSGANGRVRCAVWPASPFGLVATFAGSYSLVLREALDRERVSEYEVEVRAEDGGSPPLRASRGVRVPVSDVNDNAPSFAQAVYTVLARENNAAGAELARLWARDPDEAGNGRVSYSVAEGVVGGASSGVARRPASSYVSVDAESGRLWALQPLDYEELQVLQFEVRAVDAGEPPLCGNATVQLFVVDENDNAPALLPLAGGGPGVGAPVSAAPGPGSGALWAWAAWGAPAGQVVAKIRAVDADSGYNAWLRYELWEPRGKGPFRVGLYSGEVSTARALEEADGPRQRLVIVVRDHGEPARSATATLSVSLVEGAEAALAAAGSSSSLSGAGLRPAEGGASSASATNVWLVVAICAVSSLFLLAVVLYGASRWAPRAAVLSGPGPATLVCASEVGSWSYSQRQSRSLCVADGAGKSDLMVFSPNFPPPPPGPAAKETQPEPPALLDTVSGPPFLGPLGPSSPDAPFSAAPWAGGGGSRARPPWARAVGAWRVLKDLNGAFASAFASLPGPPCSCFGEKSTKEESV